From Fusarium musae strain F31 chromosome 8, whole genome shotgun sequence:
ACCAGATACTACTAGACAATACTGGTAAATTGACCTCTAGTTCCTCTACCTTTGTCCCTTGACCAGCTCTACAAGTACAAGTCAATGCCTGATTTCTCTCTCTTGCTCTCTTTTACTCATCAAAACTCAACCCCCAGTGCATGGTGTCCCAAAACTCCCCCGCATCTCACACTCTACTGCACACCCACCAAAACACACCCACACACTTGACCAACACCCCCTGTAGCCGGGAATAAAAGGGGGCCCTGTCAGGCTTGCAGGGATCTTGACCAACTGCCTTCCTACACTGGACAAATGCGCTCGAATTAACCGCTCTTTTGGACCGCCACGCCGAGGCTCACATGCGAGGCAACGGAAGTGTCCGAGTCTTGTAGCCTCTACGGATTCAGCACAGTAGGAATTGATTACGTGGTGTTATGGAGGATCGCTGTTGGGAGCTGAGCAGAGAATCTGGAGTCTGGAGTCTGGAGTCTGGAGAAATGGTTGTTAGCGGGATCTTTCTCAGgcgggaagggaagggaatcGAAATGGTCTGATCACAATAAGTGGACAATATCCGCCGCTGCCGACTTGGCAAACCAAACATGCATGAAAGACGAAAGACGAACCGTTGCGGTAGCATTTCCCATTAAAAATCATGAGATTCAAGATCTGATTAAATAAACCACCACATCAATAAACAtaagctgagctgagctgatgaGGCGTGGATAACTTGTGTAGCACAAGAGATCTCATCAATCTTCATTATGCACTTATGCATCGTCACCTATATACCCACCTCCTACACCAGGAGTCGACGGTGACGACCGGCACCACACCCACACCCTGACTGAAGCCATTGTGCGGCGTAGTTTCCAGGGGCAGAGCGAGGTTTTTCATTTTTGCAGCTATTAAAATAGCCAACAGGTAGCTGTATGCAACCATCTCAGCTCGGGTTTGCATGCCCACCTACAGTCGTCGTGTTGGTTGGTAGATCTATCTAGATGCCTTGGTTGGTCAAGATTTTGAGACACGACGAATCTCCGTTAATAAATGTAAGGAGAAGGCTGAGCTACGAGTTAGAGTTTCAAAGGATTGCTACCGAGGCTGCAAGATCAATTGAAGCATATGAAGTTGCCTCTCTCACGTTCAAGTTGACTGACTTTGTTCCTGAGAATTATCATCACTAACAACAATGCACGGGGAGTTCCCGTCTTGCTTGATTCGCTAGAGGGTACAAAGTATGTACCACCAATCACCCTCAGACCCCTGCATCTTGGCGGGGGGAGGAAGGGGGAAAAGAGCTCAAAGACTTGAACAACGTCATTTGAACTTCAGGTTCATGGGAAAAGATAATCTGACGTCGAGTTTTGGAGGAGGCCTTGATGGAGAATATGGGGGATGAAACGTGCTGTGACGCAAGGTAGGATTGGAGCAAACTTGGCTGAcggtcttggagatgatttacaagtttttttttagttttttttttttagttttattttagAGATTTCATGCAGCAACTCACGATGGGAATTGTTGGCATGTACCCTGATTCTTGGGATAAATCTAGTTGAGATCTAGCTGTATTCTGTAGTAACCGACAGACAGTCTTGCTTGCTAATGCTGTACACCAAGAGATCTAATTTCTATACCTCCAGCTCTTCGCCCACAACACCATTCTACTCCCATCGTTCATAATCAGGAAAATACCTCTCATGAATCCTCCCTGCGTACTCCATCAAGCTCGAATGCTTCCTCATAATAGCCGCTGAAGTCGGAGCTCTGAAAAAATCATTAGCATAACCCAAACTCATCAGCAAAGTAAACTCACGCTTCGCAAATCAACGACGAAGCAATAAACCCAAAGATTGTGGCGTCAACTTCTGTAggctcatcaccaccaagagccCAAAACGGTCCATCGcctttcttcctcgtcctcgactCTGCAAGTAGAGCTTCGACACTCTCCCAAACTTCCTCTCTCAACTCATTAACTTCTTCGTTTGTCAAACGGCCCGTTCCTTGTCCATACGCAGTCCTTGCATTTGCACGAGCAGCAAGATATCCTATAACAACCTGTAGAAGCCACGGCATAGAAGCAAAAATGTTGGAGCGCATGGTATAATAATTATCACACCATTTCTCACGAGTACCGTAAAAGTAAACCTTTTCTTCCAAAAGAGCTCTGAACGCAAGATCTTGTGCTCTGTGAACAGGCGTCAAGCTTGCACCAAGGTCAGGAATGAGACCATCGTCGACAAAGCGTTTGATAATAAACGTCGAGTCGCTAAGAGTCTCGTTTTCAGCTTCAATGTATGGGATCTTTCCTCGTGGTGCAGTTTTCGGTGATCCTTCGGCTACCCTGTAGGACACGCCGGCGAAACGAAGACGAGCTTCGAGTTTGATGACGAAGGGGGACCATGGAAACGCGGTTGGCTTTCCAGGACCACGAAAGATGGTGAATTGCGAGACTTTGTTAAAGGCCATTATTATTGAATTGTTTGATGAGCTGTTATTCTCCTCTATTTGATTTATCGTGACTTTTTGtagtttggtgtttttggaCTTCGCGTTTCGGTTGATGGCCGGACTTTGCGGTGTTGTCCGGGGATCCGCATCGGCACGCGAGACGCAGAAATGTCAAGTCCGGCACGGAGCCATATCATGAGAGACGGGCCCGTAATCTTCGGCGTCTATTTCAACCGTTTTATCACTATCCGTTTCTTATCATGATAAGATGCCGAAAGACCGTGTTCGGACCGACCAGTACATACATCAGCTCACCATGTCCAAGACTAAGGTACCCAAAACGGACACTCCGCAACATCACGAAATCTCTTCAAACAAAAGCAGACTCATAACACCATTTCAGATTACAAATGTCCTCATCTTGAGAGTAGCTCCTAATCAATATCCAATATAAAAGGCTGAGAAAATGACTAAGAATACTGCACTTTCTCGCTTGGACCTTCACTACATCTCCGACTTTCTCGGCCAAATCCACTGTATCACACCAATCGTGGCGCTCACTGAGTCCGGAGTCTCCAAGAATGGCGAAGCTGCCGTGGGGAACGACTCCGCACCCATGACGGAATTCCATCCTGTGGAGGCTCTTGGAGAAATGGTGAGAACTTGATCTcataacttataaaagtcGAGAGTATCCCTTGTTATAAATTATCATTCAGACCAGAcataaagtattaaagaaaatacagTCAATATGAGCGGAAAGACATTCAACGTCGGCGTCGTGGGCTATGGGTAAGTTCCATCTCCCTCTTCGTGATATCATCAGCTGACAACAACAGCATGTCCGCCAAAATCTTCCACATCCCCTTCCTCACTCAAACTCCCCAGTTCAAACTCCACGCCATCGTTCAGCGTTCCCCCAAAGAGGGCAACTCAGCGCCCGCTGACTACCCCGAAATCAAGCACTACACAGACTACAAGGATCTCTTCGCCGACTCTGCAGTCGATCTTGTAGTCATCAGCACTCCCCCCAACAACCACTTTGAGCTCACAAAGGCTGCTCTCGAGGCTGGAAAGCATGTCTTGACTGAGAAGCCTTTTGTTCCTACCTCTGCGGAGGCTGACAAGCTGATTGAGATTGCCAAGAAGAACGGAAAGCTCCTTATTGTTTATCAGAACAGACGGTGGGATGCTGACTTTGTCactctcaagaagatcatctcTGAGGGTACACTTGGTCGCATCGTTCAGTTCGATAACCACTTCGATCGCTATCGTCTTGTGCCTTCTAAGAACTGGAAGTTGGACCTCCCCCTTTCCCAAGGCGGAAGCGCTCTATACGACCTGGGAACTCATCTCATCGACCAAGCCTACGTTC
This genomic window contains:
- a CDS encoding hypothetical protein (EggNog:ENOG41), which codes for MSGKTFNVGVVGYGMSAKIFHIPFLTQTPQFKLHAIVQRSPKEGNSAPADYPEIKHYTDYKDLFADSAVDLVVISTPPNNHFELTKAALEAGKHVLTEKPFVPTSAEADKLIEIAKKNGKLLIVYQNRRWDADFVTLKKIISEGTLGRIVQFDNHFDRYRLVPSKNWKLDLPLSQGGSALYDLGTHLIDQAYVLFGKPQSVHGRLLSQREGKFDFENPDGVSAELTYPDGLLVNIRISVLSAELEQPRFWVRGTKGSFRKLGLDTQEDALKAGAKATDADFGKEDPARYKLVVVDDKEKAKEQAISSIETPTYKAFYAQLGKAVESEKEEDVPVKATEARDVLQIIEGVFESAKTGKDVTFA